The Mycolicibacterium hassiacum DSM 44199 genome includes a window with the following:
- a CDS encoding PDGLE domain-containing protein, with product MKQRTFWVAFAAVTLLIAGVFSYFASSSPDGLDSATLRGCEVVETDAGEELVGECIAQHAAEHHLADSPLADYTLGGREGTGGLAGVIGVVVTVGAAGALFWAIARSRRDKPASSPR from the coding sequence ATGAAGCAGCGGACGTTCTGGGTGGCGTTCGCGGCGGTCACGCTGCTGATCGCCGGGGTGTTCTCGTATTTCGCCAGCTCCAGCCCCGACGGGCTGGACTCGGCCACGCTGCGGGGCTGTGAGGTGGTCGAGACCGACGCCGGTGAGGAACTCGTCGGCGAGTGCATCGCCCAGCACGCCGCCGAACATCACCTGGCGGATTCCCCGCTGGCCGACTACACCCTCGGCGGCCGCGAGGGCACCGGTGGGCTGGCCGGCGTCATCGGGGTGGTGGTCACCGTCGGCGCCGCCGGCGCGCTGTTCTGGGCGATCGCCCGCAGCCGCCGCGACAAGCCCGCCTCGAGCCCGCGCTGA
- a CDS encoding FadR/GntR family transcriptional regulator, whose translation MSADPEIISAALLRPVRPGNAFEETVWRLLQTIRLGVLQPGEALPPERELATRLGVSRDTVREAIKSLADAGYLVSRRGRYGGTFLAEELPRQPAGADRVSPAELDDTLRLREILEVGAARMAAGRALTAAERETLWNRLGDVRAASEQDYRRLDSRLHLAIAEAAGSPSLVPLVAENRMRLNTMLDRIPLLSRNIAHSNDQHEAIVLAILAGDADAAEAAMRAHVEGSAALLHGFLD comes from the coding sequence ATGTCGGCCGACCCGGAGATCATCAGCGCGGCGCTGCTGCGTCCGGTGCGGCCCGGCAACGCCTTCGAGGAGACGGTGTGGCGGCTGCTGCAGACCATCCGGCTCGGGGTGCTGCAGCCGGGGGAGGCGCTGCCGCCGGAGCGCGAGCTGGCGACCCGGCTCGGGGTCAGCCGCGACACGGTGCGGGAGGCCATCAAGTCGCTGGCCGACGCCGGTTATCTGGTGTCACGGCGCGGGCGCTACGGTGGCACGTTCCTGGCCGAGGAGCTGCCCCGCCAACCCGCCGGAGCGGACCGGGTGAGTCCCGCCGAACTCGACGACACCCTGCGGCTGCGGGAGATCCTCGAGGTCGGTGCGGCGCGGATGGCGGCCGGCCGGGCGCTCACCGCCGCCGAACGCGAGACCCTGTGGAACCGGCTCGGTGACGTGCGGGCGGCGTCCGAACAGGATTACCGGAGGCTGGATTCCCGGCTGCATCTGGCCATCGCCGAGGCCGCGGGCAGCCCGTCGCTGGTGCCGCTGGTCGCCGAGAACCGGATGCGGCTCAACACAATGCTGGACCGAATCCCGCTGCTGTCCCGCAACATCGCGCACTCCAACGATCAGCACGAGGCGATTGTGCTGGCCATCCTGGCCGGTGACGCCGATGCCGCGGAGGCCGCGATGCGCGCCCACGTCGAGGGGTCGGCCGCGCTGCTGCACGGGTTCCTGGACTAG
- a CDS encoding gamma-glutamyl-gamma-aminobutyrate hydrolase family protein gives MSASEHRRPVVGLTTYLQQAQTGVWDVRAGLLPAAYLEGVGGAGGIAVLLPPQPVDPGLADELLDRIDGLIITGGPDLGPDAYGQPRHPATDEPGADNRRRDEFEFALVRAALHRGMPLLGICRGAQVLNVAFGGTLHQHLPDVIGHSRHRIGNAVFATSTVRTVAGTRLAELIGPSAEVRCYHHQAIDRLGAGLIVSARDDEGVVEAIEGDPQRFPDGWVLGVQWHPEERLDDLRLFAAVVAAADAYAAARRGTVAATGGGTRP, from the coding sequence TTGAGCGCCTCTGAGCACAGGCGGCCCGTCGTCGGGTTGACGACCTATCTGCAGCAGGCGCAGACCGGCGTCTGGGATGTGCGGGCGGGGCTGCTGCCCGCTGCATACCTCGAGGGGGTCGGCGGCGCCGGCGGTATCGCGGTGCTGCTGCCGCCGCAGCCGGTCGACCCCGGACTCGCCGATGAGCTGCTGGACCGGATCGACGGGCTGATCATCACCGGCGGACCCGACCTGGGCCCGGACGCCTACGGGCAGCCACGGCACCCGGCCACCGACGAGCCGGGCGCCGACAATCGGCGGCGTGACGAGTTCGAATTCGCACTGGTGCGCGCCGCGCTGCACCGGGGGATGCCGCTGCTGGGTATCTGCCGCGGCGCGCAGGTACTCAACGTCGCGTTCGGCGGCACCCTGCACCAACACCTGCCCGACGTGATCGGCCACAGCCGACACCGGATCGGCAACGCGGTGTTCGCCACCTCGACGGTGCGCACCGTGGCGGGCACCCGGCTGGCGGAGCTGATCGGGCCGAGCGCCGAGGTGCGGTGCTATCACCACCAGGCCATCGACCGCCTCGGCGCCGGGCTGATCGTCAGCGCCAGGGACGACGAAGGCGTCGTCGAGGCGATCGAGGGCGACCCGCAGCGCTTCCCGGACGGCTGGGTGCTCGGGGTGCAGTGGCATCCCGAGGAACGACTCGACGACCTGCGGCTGTTCGCCGCGGTGGTGGCGGCCGCCGACGCGTACGCGGCCGCCAGGCGCGGGACGGTCGCGGCTACCGGCGGAGGGACCAGGCCATGA
- a CDS encoding alpha/beta hydrolase codes for MTAWVPDVLPGYWQQTFELGPDPDGEGRLVATLVRRGEPDPDAAHAVLVVHGYTDYFFHTELADHFASRGFACYALDLHKCGRSHRDGQTPHFTTDLARYDRELELALDVIAAEAPGRRRQVLVYGHSAGGLIVSLWLDRLRRRGLTHRKGVGGLVLNSPWLDLQGPAILRATPTAAAIRVLARVRKTSVVRRPRPGGYGTTLHRDYAGEFEYDLRRKPIGGFPVTAGWIAAIRRGQTRLQRGLDVGVPNLILRSDRSVPESDDPEAIQRGDAVLDVAQIARWAGCIGNRSTVVPITDAKHDVFLSLPEVRARAYAELDEWLDWYLNRSDRRRDRLAAGAESR; via the coding sequence GTGACCGCGTGGGTGCCTGACGTACTGCCCGGTTACTGGCAGCAGACCTTCGAGTTGGGTCCGGACCCCGACGGCGAGGGGCGGCTCGTCGCGACCCTGGTGCGCCGGGGCGAACCCGACCCCGACGCCGCGCACGCGGTTCTCGTCGTGCACGGCTACACCGATTACTTCTTCCACACCGAGCTGGCCGATCACTTCGCGTCCCGCGGTTTCGCCTGCTACGCGCTGGACCTGCACAAATGCGGTCGCTCCCATCGCGACGGGCAGACCCCGCACTTCACCACCGACCTGGCCCGCTACGACCGCGAGCTCGAACTGGCGCTCGACGTCATCGCCGCAGAGGCACCCGGGCGGCGCCGGCAGGTGCTGGTGTACGGGCACTCCGCGGGCGGGCTGATCGTGTCGTTGTGGCTGGACCGGCTGCGCCGTCGTGGGCTGACCCACCGCAAGGGGGTGGGCGGTCTGGTGCTCAACAGCCCGTGGCTGGACCTGCAGGGTCCGGCGATCCTGCGCGCCACCCCCACCGCCGCGGCGATCAGGGTGCTGGCCCGGGTGCGCAAGACCTCGGTGGTGCGCCGGCCGCGGCCGGGCGGGTACGGCACCACCCTGCACCGGGACTACGCCGGCGAGTTCGAGTACGACCTGCGCAGGAAACCGATCGGCGGGTTCCCGGTCACCGCCGGCTGGATCGCCGCGATCCGCCGGGGCCAGACCCGGCTGCAGCGTGGTCTGGACGTGGGCGTGCCGAACCTGATCCTGCGCTCGGACCGCAGCGTGCCCGAATCCGACGATCCGGAGGCGATCCAGCGCGGCGACGCGGTGCTCGACGTCGCGCAGATCGCGCGCTGGGCGGGCTGCATCGGCAACCGCAGCACGGTGGTGCCGATCACCGACGCCAAACACGATGTGTTCCTGTCGTTGCCGGAGGTCCGGGCCCGCGCCTACGCCGAACTCGACGAATGGCTGGACTGGTATCTGAACCGGTCGGACCGGCGACGGGACCGGCTCGCCGCCGGAGCCGAGTCGAGGTGA
- a CDS encoding energy-coupling factor ABC transporter ATP-binding protein, producing the protein MADGRHAAIRIEGLHHVYPDGHAALNGVDLTVRAGERVAVLGPNGAGKTTLMLHLNGVLTATSGSVHISGIPLERKTIQEIRRRVGLVFQDPDDQLFMPTVAQDVAFGPANFGLQGEELAARVAHALRVVSLTEHADRSPTHLSAGQRRRAALATVLACAPDILVLDEPSANLDPVSRRELAETLAGLDSTMLIVTHDLPYAAQLCDRAVVMDGGVILADGPIADILSDADLLAAHRLELPWGFSVPVR; encoded by the coding sequence GTGGCTGACGGTCGGCACGCCGCGATCCGGATCGAGGGCCTGCACCATGTGTATCCGGACGGGCACGCGGCCCTCAACGGCGTCGACCTGACCGTGCGGGCCGGCGAGCGGGTCGCGGTACTCGGTCCCAACGGTGCGGGCAAGACCACCCTGATGCTGCACCTCAACGGGGTGCTCACGGCGACCTCGGGCAGCGTGCACATCAGCGGAATTCCGCTGGAACGCAAAACTATCCAGGAGATCCGCCGCCGAGTAGGGCTGGTCTTCCAGGACCCCGACGATCAGTTGTTCATGCCGACCGTCGCCCAGGACGTGGCGTTCGGCCCGGCGAACTTCGGGCTGCAGGGCGAGGAGCTCGCGGCGCGGGTTGCGCACGCCCTGCGGGTGGTGTCGCTGACCGAACACGCCGACCGCAGCCCCACGCACCTGTCGGCCGGACAGCGTCGCCGCGCCGCACTGGCCACTGTGTTGGCCTGTGCGCCCGACATTCTCGTGCTCGACGAGCCGTCGGCCAACCTCGACCCGGTGTCGCGGCGGGAGCTGGCCGAGACACTGGCGGGCCTGGACTCGACGATGCTGATCGTCACCCACGACCTGCCGTACGCCGCCCAGCTGTGCGATCGCGCGGTGGTGATGGACGGGGGTGTCATCCTCGCCGACGGGCCGATCGCCGACATCCTCTCGGATGCGGATCTGCTCGCCGCGCACCGGCTCGAGCTGCCGTGGGGTTTCTCGGTCCCGGTTCGCTGA
- a CDS encoding energy-coupling factor ABC transporter permease yields the protein MHMSDGIVNAPTSLIFGVVAIGAVAVAAVKARSELDERTVPLAGLVAAFIFAAQMINFPILPGVSGHLLGGALAAILVGPYTGVLCLTIVLVVQALLFADGGVTALGTNITNMAVVGVAVGYGVAVALRRVLLSRRPGGLGVLAFLAGLVGTVAAAMAFVLEYAIGGAGSGSLGAVAGYMFGTHALIGIGEGVITAATVLAVAQARPDLVYLLRGTEQARKQVAA from the coding sequence ATGCACATGAGCGACGGCATCGTCAACGCTCCGACCTCGCTGATCTTCGGCGTCGTCGCGATCGGTGCGGTGGCGGTCGCGGCGGTCAAGGCGCGATCGGAGCTCGACGAGCGCACCGTCCCGCTGGCCGGCCTCGTCGCGGCCTTCATCTTCGCGGCCCAGATGATCAACTTCCCGATCCTGCCCGGGGTGAGCGGGCACCTGCTCGGCGGTGCACTGGCGGCCATCCTGGTCGGCCCCTATACCGGCGTGCTGTGCCTGACCATCGTGCTGGTGGTGCAGGCGCTGCTGTTCGCCGACGGCGGGGTCACCGCGCTCGGCACCAACATCACCAACATGGCCGTGGTGGGGGTGGCCGTCGGGTACGGGGTCGCCGTCGCCCTGCGCCGGGTACTGCTGTCGCGCCGGCCGGGCGGGCTGGGTGTGCTGGCGTTCCTCGCCGGTCTCGTCGGAACCGTCGCCGCGGCAATGGCGTTCGTGCTCGAGTACGCGATCGGCGGGGCCGGGTCGGGTTCGCTGGGCGCGGTGGCCGGCTACATGTTCGGCACCCACGCGCTCATCGGCATCGGTGAGGGTGTGATCACCGCGGCCACGGTGCTGGCGGTCGCACAGGCCCGGCCCGACCTGGTGTATCTGCTGCGCGGGACCGAGCAGGCACGAAAGCAGGTGGCGGCATGA
- the mtr gene encoding mycothione reductase, with protein MTDFDIAIIGAGSGNTILDERYDDKRIAICEQGLFGGTCLNVGCIPTKMFVYTAGVARTVADAARYGIDARVDAVRWPDIVSRVFGRIDPIAVSGENYRRCSPNVEVFSSHTRFLPSDGPYRLRTEDGDEFTAEKVVIAAGSRAVVPEQIADCGVPYHTSDTIMRIPELPEELIIIGGGFVACEFAHVFSALGSRVTMLIRGSTLLRGHDDDIATRFTDLAARKWDVRSNHELADARRVGDGIEINCRDGSVVRGDMLLVATGRRANGDLLDAHHAGVELTADGRVVVDRYQRTTARGIFALGDVCSDYRLKHVANHEARVVKHNLLQDWDDTEALMPADHRYVPSAVFTDPEIAGVGLTENQARAKGYRIKVKIQDYADVAYGWAMEDTTSIAKVIVDADTGLILGAHIMGPQAATLIQPVVQAMSFGLPAQQMARGQYWIHPALPEVIENALLALCGEPPWPPPKRH; from the coding sequence GTGACGGACTTCGACATCGCGATCATCGGAGCGGGTTCGGGCAACACGATCCTCGACGAGCGCTACGACGACAAGCGGATCGCGATCTGCGAGCAGGGGCTGTTCGGCGGCACCTGCCTCAACGTCGGATGCATCCCGACGAAGATGTTCGTCTACACCGCCGGCGTCGCCCGCACCGTCGCCGACGCCGCCCGCTACGGCATCGACGCGCGGGTGGACGCGGTGCGCTGGCCCGACATCGTGTCACGGGTGTTCGGCCGCATCGATCCGATCGCGGTGAGCGGCGAGAACTATCGCCGCTGCTCGCCCAACGTCGAGGTGTTCTCCAGCCATACCCGGTTCCTGCCGTCCGACGGCCCCTACCGGCTGCGCACCGAGGACGGCGACGAGTTCACCGCCGAGAAGGTGGTGATCGCCGCGGGTTCCCGCGCGGTGGTGCCCGAGCAGATCGCCGACTGCGGGGTGCCCTATCACACCAGCGACACCATCATGCGCATCCCCGAACTGCCCGAGGAGCTGATCATCATCGGCGGCGGCTTCGTGGCATGCGAATTCGCCCATGTGTTCTCGGCATTGGGCAGCCGGGTGACCATGCTCATCCGCGGCAGCACCCTGCTGCGCGGTCACGACGACGACATCGCCACCCGGTTCACCGACCTGGCCGCCCGCAAGTGGGATGTGCGCAGCAATCACGAGCTGGCCGACGCCCGCCGGGTCGGCGACGGCATCGAGATCAACTGCCGCGACGGTTCGGTGGTGCGCGGCGACATGCTGCTGGTGGCCACCGGCCGGCGAGCCAACGGGGATCTGCTCGACGCCCACCACGCCGGGGTCGAACTGACCGCCGACGGTCGGGTGGTGGTCGACCGCTACCAGCGCACCACCGCGCGCGGCATCTTCGCGCTCGGCGACGTGTGTTCGGACTACCGGCTCAAGCACGTGGCCAACCATGAGGCCCGTGTGGTCAAGCACAATCTGCTGCAGGACTGGGACGACACCGAGGCGCTGATGCCCGCCGATCACCGTTACGTGCCGTCGGCGGTGTTCACCGATCCGGAGATCGCCGGCGTCGGGCTCACCGAGAACCAGGCCCGGGCGAAGGGCTACCGGATCAAGGTCAAGATCCAGGACTACGCCGACGTGGCCTACGGCTGGGCCATGGAGGACACCACCAGCATCGCGAAGGTCATCGTCGACGCCGACACCGGGCTGATTCTCGGCGCGCACATCATGGGTCCGCAGGCGGCGACCCTGATTCAGCCGGTCGTGCAGGCGATGTCGTTCGGGCTGCCCGCCCAGCAGATGGCGCGCGGACAGTACTGGATCCACCCGGCGCTGCCCGAGGTGATCGAGAACGCGTTGCTCGCGCTGTGCGGTGAGCCGCCGTGGCCGCCGCCGAAACGGCACTGA
- the cbiQ gene encoding cobalt ECF transporter T component CbiQ has translation MGAGAHPLYRHGDSAVHRAPAEVKIVALLLFVLAVVATPRETFWPFAAYAVIIVAVWRLARIPLRWVLPRMLIEAPFLVLAVLLPFAEGGQRVTVAGLQLSVAGLWAAWGIVIKGTLGVAAALTVAATTSAAELPAALSRLGVPGVMTSVLVLMIRYIDLLTAEAGRMRMARIARGDSPRALHQARAIAAGIGALFLRSYERGERVYAAMLSRGFEGSAPDLAVVGAPPKATARQWAAALTPAVAAAAVSVAAWTTVGLIGG, from the coding sequence ATGGGCGCCGGCGCACATCCGCTCTACCGCCACGGCGACTCCGCGGTGCACCGGGCACCCGCCGAGGTGAAGATCGTCGCGCTGTTGCTGTTCGTGCTCGCCGTGGTGGCGACGCCGCGCGAGACGTTCTGGCCGTTCGCGGCCTATGCCGTGATCATCGTCGCGGTGTGGCGGCTGGCGCGTATCCCGCTGCGGTGGGTGCTGCCCCGGATGCTCATCGAGGCGCCGTTCCTGGTGCTGGCGGTGCTGCTGCCGTTCGCCGAAGGCGGGCAACGCGTCACGGTGGCCGGACTGCAGCTGTCGGTGGCCGGACTGTGGGCCGCCTGGGGGATCGTGATCAAGGGCACGCTCGGGGTGGCCGCTGCGCTGACGGTCGCCGCCACCACCTCGGCGGCCGAACTGCCGGCGGCGCTGAGCCGGCTCGGCGTGCCCGGGGTGATGACCTCGGTGCTGGTGCTGATGATCCGCTACATCGACCTGCTGACCGCCGAGGCCGGCCGGATGCGCATGGCCCGCATCGCCCGCGGCGACTCGCCGCGCGCCCTGCACCAGGCCCGGGCGATCGCGGCCGGGATCGGTGCGCTGTTCCTGCGCTCCTACGAACGCGGTGAGCGGGTGTACGCGGCCATGCTCTCGCGCGGCTTCGAAGGCAGCGCACCGGATCTCGCGGTGGTCGGGGCTCCGCCGAAGGCCACCGCCCGGCAGTGGGCGGCCGCACTGACACCCGCCGTCGCCGCGGCGGCGGTCTCGGTGGCGGCGTGGACGACGGTGGGGCTGATCGGTGGCTGA
- a CDS encoding 3-oxoacyl-ACP reductase — protein MMDLTQRLAGKVAVITGGGSGIGLATARRLHAEGATIVIGDIDPAAKQVADELGGTFVPVDVSDEAAVDNLFDTAAETHGAVDIAFNNAGISPPEDDVIEDTTPAAWQWVQDVNLKSVFLCCKAALRHMVPRQKGSIINTASFVAVMGSATSQISYTASKGGVLAMSRELGVQYARQGIRVNALCPGPVNTPLLQELFAKDPERAARRLVHIPMGRFAEPEELAAAVAFLASDDASFITASTFLVDGGISGHYVTPL, from the coding sequence CTGATGGATCTGACCCAACGACTTGCGGGCAAGGTGGCCGTCATCACCGGCGGCGGCAGCGGCATCGGGCTGGCCACCGCCCGCCGGCTGCACGCCGAAGGCGCCACCATAGTCATCGGCGACATCGACCCGGCCGCCAAACAGGTCGCCGACGAGCTCGGCGGAACCTTCGTCCCCGTGGACGTCTCCGACGAGGCCGCGGTCGACAACCTGTTCGACACCGCGGCCGAGACCCACGGAGCGGTCGACATCGCGTTCAACAACGCCGGCATCTCCCCACCCGAGGACGATGTCATCGAGGACACCACGCCGGCGGCCTGGCAGTGGGTGCAGGACGTCAACCTCAAATCGGTCTTCTTGTGCTGCAAGGCGGCCCTGCGGCACATGGTGCCGCGGCAGAAGGGCTCGATCATCAACACCGCGTCGTTCGTGGCGGTGATGGGCTCGGCCACCTCCCAGATCTCCTACACCGCCTCCAAGGGCGGCGTGCTGGCGATGTCGCGGGAGCTCGGCGTGCAGTACGCCCGCCAGGGCATCCGGGTCAACGCGCTGTGCCCCGGACCGGTGAACACGCCGCTGCTGCAGGAGCTGTTCGCCAAGGATCCCGAGCGGGCGGCGCGGCGGCTGGTGCACATCCCGATGGGCCGGTTCGCCGAACCCGAGGAGCTCGCCGCCGCGGTGGCGTTCCTGGCCAGCGACGACGCATCGTTCATCACCGCGTCGACATTCCTGGTCGACGGCGGCATCAGCGGCCACTACGTCACCCCGCTATAA
- a CDS encoding aldehyde dehydrogenase family protein — MTAAQIINPATEEVLRTVEFTDEAGVDEAVARAKAAQRRWARLAPAERAEALRAFASVVDAHIDELAALEVANSGHPITGAEWEAGHVRDVLNYYAATPERLSGKQIPVAGGLDVTFNEPIGVVGIITPWNFPMTIAAWGFAPALAAGNAVVLKPAEWTPLTTIRLGELAVEAGLPEDLLCVLPGPGPVVGERFVSHPDVRKIVFTGSTEVGKRVMAGAARYVKRVTLELGGKSANIVFDDCDLERAAATAPYGVFDNAGQDCCARSRILVQRSVYDRFMELFEPAVKGVVVGDPRSRDTEMGPLVSRQHRDWVASFVPDDAPVAFRGDAPTGPGYWFPPTVLTPSRTDRCVREEIFGPVVTVLPFEDEADAIALANATDYGLSGSIWTRDLSRAVRVARAVESGNLSVNSHSSVRYHTPFGGFKQSGLGRELGPDAPLSFTETKNVFFAVEEG, encoded by the coding sequence ATGACCGCGGCACAGATCATCAATCCGGCGACCGAAGAGGTGTTGCGCACCGTCGAATTCACCGACGAAGCCGGGGTGGACGAGGCGGTCGCCCGCGCCAAGGCGGCGCAACGGCGGTGGGCCCGGCTGGCGCCGGCCGAACGCGCCGAGGCGTTGCGGGCGTTCGCCTCGGTCGTCGACGCTCACATCGACGAGCTGGCCGCCCTGGAGGTCGCCAACTCGGGACACCCGATCACCGGCGCCGAATGGGAGGCCGGTCATGTGCGCGATGTGCTCAACTACTACGCGGCCACACCGGAACGATTGAGCGGCAAGCAGATTCCGGTTGCCGGTGGGTTGGATGTGACCTTCAACGAACCCATCGGGGTGGTGGGCATCATCACGCCCTGGAACTTTCCGATGACGATCGCGGCGTGGGGGTTCGCCCCGGCGTTGGCGGCCGGCAACGCGGTGGTGCTCAAACCCGCGGAATGGACGCCGCTGACCACGATCCGGTTGGGGGAGTTGGCCGTCGAGGCGGGGCTGCCCGAGGATCTGTTGTGCGTGCTGCCCGGTCCGGGCCCGGTGGTCGGCGAGCGCTTCGTCAGCCACCCGGACGTCCGCAAGATCGTGTTCACCGGCTCCACCGAGGTCGGCAAGCGGGTGATGGCCGGTGCCGCCCGGTACGTCAAACGCGTCACGCTCGAACTCGGCGGCAAGAGCGCCAACATCGTCTTCGACGACTGCGACCTCGAGCGGGCCGCCGCCACCGCGCCCTACGGGGTGTTCGACAACGCCGGTCAGGACTGCTGTGCGCGCAGCCGGATCCTGGTGCAGCGCAGTGTCTATGACCGGTTCATGGAGCTGTTCGAGCCGGCGGTCAAGGGTGTGGTCGTCGGCGATCCGCGGTCCCGCGACACCGAGATGGGGCCGCTGGTGTCCAGACAACACCGCGACTGGGTGGCATCGTTCGTGCCCGACGACGCGCCGGTCGCGTTCCGCGGTGACGCGCCCACCGGGCCGGGGTACTGGTTCCCGCCGACCGTGCTGACCCCGTCGCGCACCGATCGGTGTGTGCGCGAGGAGATCTTCGGGCCGGTGGTCACCGTGCTGCCGTTCGAGGACGAGGCCGACGCGATCGCGCTGGCCAACGCCACCGACTACGGGTTGTCCGGGTCGATCTGGACCAGGGACCTGTCGCGTGCGGTGCGGGTCGCCCGCGCGGTGGAATCGGGCAACCTGTCGGTCAATTCACATTCGTCGGTGCGCTATCACACCCCGTTCGGCGGGTTCAAGCAGTCCGGACTCGGCCGCGAACTCGGCCCCGACGCCCCGCTGTCGTTCACCGAAACCAAGAACGTGTTCTTCGCCGTCGAGGAGGGCTGA
- a CDS encoding ArsR/SmtB family transcription factor, with translation MVQPGDLSQVKRASSALKDVDTAGWTLRFDLLSDPNRLEILLCLHRAPGICVGDLAAALGRSENAVSQALRVLRQQGWVSSTRVGRTVSYRLEDQTVHDLLHWIGARHG, from the coding sequence GTGGTCCAGCCAGGTGACCTCTCGCAGGTCAAACGAGCCTCGTCGGCGCTGAAGGACGTCGACACCGCGGGGTGGACGCTGCGCTTCGATCTGCTCTCCGACCCCAACCGGCTGGAAATCCTGTTGTGTCTGCACCGGGCGCCCGGCATCTGCGTGGGGGACCTGGCCGCCGCGCTCGGCCGCAGTGAGAACGCGGTCTCGCAGGCGCTGCGGGTGTTGCGCCAGCAGGGCTGGGTCAGTTCGACCCGGGTGGGGCGCACAGTCAGCTACCGGCTCGAGGACCAGACCGTGCACGATCTGCTGCACTGGATCGGCGCCCGGCACGGCTGA